In Penaeus chinensis breed Huanghai No. 1 chromosome 19, ASM1920278v2, whole genome shotgun sequence, a single genomic region encodes these proteins:
- the LOC125035223 gene encoding uncharacterized protein LOC125035223, producing MRAVLLAAGYGTRLDRDLRNDESGLYTHLIGVPKPLLPIGQHPLLSHWIHIFKQCSAISTTVVVVNELHKELYKKWAASLGTKVSIVSDGSVCNDQRSGAVACMQLGLQEKKEDTLFIAGDTLLKKEFSLDAVIKDFQKLQTSNKGACLILSAPVAEENVSKTGIIELSAKGRVTRFVEKPQPSEIASRTQSPCFYIIARESLQHLELFLKEKKDKPLMTRDATGTFISELIHCAPVYTYHVSQRYDVGNLKSYIDCHQDFLKETVKSNCPEKQ from the exons ATGCGAGCGGTTCTACTAGCGGCTGGTTACGGGACGAG ATTGGACCGCGATTTACGGAATGATGAAAGTGGCCTCTACACTCATCTTATTGGTGTCCCAAAGCCTCTGCTCCCAATTGGCCAGCACCCACTCCTCAGTCACTGGATCCACATCTTCAAGCAGTGCAGTGCAATATCAACCACCGTGGTGGTGGTAAATGAATTGCATAAAGAATT atatAAAAAGTGGGCGGCATCTCTTGGTACCAAAGTGAGTATTGTCAGTGATGGCTCAGTTTGCAATGACCAGAGATCAGGGGCTGTTGCATGTATGCAGCTTGGTttacaggagaagaaagaggatacaCTGTTCATTGCAGG ggatACATTGTTAAAGAAAGAATTTTCTCTTGATGCTGTAATTAAAGATTTTCAAAAACTTCAAACTAGCAATAAAGGTGCCTGCTTGATACTGAGTGCACCAGTCGCAGAAGAAAATGTGTCTAAA ACTGGGATAATAGAATTGTCAGCTAAAGGAAGGGTGACTAGATTCGTCGAAAAGCCTCAACCTTCAGAAATTGCGTCGCGGACCCAGTCTCCGTGCTTTTACATCATTGCAAGAGAGAGTTTGCAACATCTTGAG ttattcctaaaagaaaagaaagacaagccCCTTATGACACGTGACGCAACAGGAACCTTCATATCCGAGCTTATTCACTGTGCTCCTGTCTACACCTATCATGTCAGTCAACGGTATGATGTTGGTAATCTTAAGTCTTATATTGATTGTCATCAAGACTTTTTAAAAGAAACTGTGAAGAGCAACTGTCCTGAGAAACAGTGa